Within Limanda limanda chromosome 1, fLimLim1.1, whole genome shotgun sequence, the genomic segment TGTTGTGGGGGCTTACTGGGACAAAGACAGGGAAATAAtaagtagtagtggtagtaatATTAGTTTGCTAGTAGTAAAATAGATCCTCCAATTGTTTCATAAAGCACCTTTAGAAGTGCAACATATATTGCTTATATTAGAGACTCTGGTCCCATCTAGTGGCCTTTTTAACACATCACAGTATAGTAAAAGTATTAATATTGTAGACTTAAGtactataaatgaaaaataaatattatttaaaaaacataatggctgaatttcatttagctgcttcagtgtCCTGCTGTTCATGCAATGTAACTGGCACACAGTCATGGCTTACTAATAAAGAATTAGTAGTAGAAGTATAGCTAGTATAGCTATATACTAAATGCATTACattcatactttttttttcaattataaaaaacaaagtagGAATAATGTCTCTCTGCCAATCAGTGCATTCTCTGTCTTACTCTAAATGTAACCAGTTCATCTCTCAGTCCAAGTGACAACAGATCAAAAGTTGACAGAGGATGGATTCAGATGCACGTCTCAGTGTAATCATGTGTTGTGGTGAGGTGTGATTTAATACACGTGCATTGAGTCCTGAGCAACAGCTATACAATAGTCACAAACAAGTCATATCTCCAGCGGTAAATTATCTTTTAGCATCTTTTGTAACAGGATATTATTGAACAACAGTTCTTTGACATCTGTGAAAAGCCATCCCATAATTTAGCTCAACCCTAATCTAGTTGAAATATGACCTCTACTCATGAGAAATCTATAGTAGGATGAAGATGTAACAGATACCTCCCATTGCACTTAACAATCACATGTTTCAATATTAAAATTTATCACAAACTTCATGATCAGACTTATTTATAAACAGAAGGTTTCCAAGCAAACATTTTAGCCTCAGGGTAAAATTCAACCAGAAACTGGCTCAGATTGTATTTATTCCTacgttttatttaattaaattttttgtgGAAAGGATATTTtttaacaacatgtttgtttaagtGGCTGACCCTCTACTGTATTTGGCATGAGTAAAAACGACTTGCTAAGGAAATAAAATACAGGTCAAATTACCTCAAACCGTTTCtgcaagttttttttccttctatcCTTTGTGGAGTCTCACACATGTTAACTTTCATTCGGGTGTTTAATGGAGCGATGCCTGCGAactagttcaggcagccaactcgaggTGCGCTGCTCCAaccatgtgacacacacatgtgtcaCACCTCACTCCCGACAACCATctaatacacacccaccttatcaggtggtcattttaagcagagagaaaggtcccatcatcccctttgctcCCACTGCCTctgcagtattgctaccagttgTTTCAGCCCCTCTACCACCCAAGCATCCACCCTGTAGGCTctggcgggggggcgggggggggttacaagtatttgctgatcactcccatcattcccgTGTTATCATAAGGGGGAGTGactaagttggagcctagatgACAAACATTAAACCTGTTCTGATtctgcaataaatgtttgacGGTGACTTGACCTACTGAATTCTTGTTATTTCCTTTCCACCATTCACATGTGATCGTTGTTCTTGGACGCTTCAGGAAAGTACCAGCTTGTCCAGAATCAAAGGACATTTTAGACTCTGCATTTACAGCATTTCAGACAAACGTTGagcaatattacattttttaagaaagttttttttctacttcaaGGTGAGATTGTTGCTCTCTTCCTCTTATTCAATGGATCCTGGTGGTGGTTAAAGAAGAGTCTGTAAATTGTGCTGAACAAATGGTTTGTTAGTTAATACATTTCCTTATAGATTGCTAATCAATTTTGAGTTTTACAataatttccctttttacttAAGAAGCTTGTTTGGAAGACATTTTTATTACGTTTTCAAATGTTAGATCCTGCAACAAAGCTCCTGcttcatatattttatacaacTGATTTTCTATTCTATactgttattttttcaaatgaatcTAACCAATCATTCCTCTGTTCTAATCCCTTTAGATGTATGTATGGTGGGAAACACTTTCAAAAAATGCTGATCCAATTTACATTTAATGCATGTGCAGAACATTTAGGTTAAATTAGGTTTTGTGAACTTTATTGTGAAGTGTGTAAATGGGCTTTCAGTGAATGATTGCAGAAGCACAGGGTAGCATTTGCAATGAAAACCAAGCAAGAACAAATGCACTTAAAAAGTAGAATATCACAGGTTGAGTACTTCTCCTACGGCCCAACAATCTCCCTATGACAAATATTTCCTAGATCCTCTTTTTTATTTGGTAGCGAAAAAGACTTTACAGAATATAGAGAGGGTGAGTTCATTGGAAAACGGTACAATCCTCAGAACCTGTTCAACCTGTCCACCTTAGGCCAACAAAGGGAAGTGGAGAGATTATTAAAAAGTTTTCTTAATAACCTGTTACAGATCGCGTCCTTTATTGTCAAAACATAACCTAGCATCCACACTTTGCCGAAAACATCTACTTTTGGCCTAAGTCCAGTTGCAATTTTTCGCACTGCAGTGAAAGCATAAGAAAGTATTTGTGTACAATCAGGTGGCAATAGCCAAACAACTGTTGGCAGAGTGACGTGCCAGATAGACAAATAAAACCAGCGGCTGTAGCAGCGGTGACCAGGACTCATCCCCATCACTGATGTTGTCGTTTGCACTTTGCACTAGTATACATCAACAGCAGAAATGATAACATAGAGAAATGTTAATTAAGAAACAACACACGTCATAATTCACACATTCATGTAACTCAGTAGCTGTTAAAGGCAGATTTAGAAATTGAGATAAAAAGTTTGGTAATATATTGACTGATTAGTGGGCTCAAAATCAAGCTTTAGTAACAACCTGTGAAtcccaaaaatgttaaaattaaaaataatacacaaccttttttctctccagagGTGAGCCATGTCCCTCTCAAGCTGCCAGACGACTCGTCAGCGGCAAATTATCTCCGGCTGCTTCCTGTTGGTGTGTTTCCtggtcattttttttacatactaCAAGCCAGAAATCGAGTTCCTGGATTTTCGTGATTATCTGAAGAGAGGCAATCATTCTTGTGAGTGCCCTGTGGAGGCACAGACCCAGGACTCAAACCAGAACCATTCCTTGGAGCAGCACGTGGAAGCATCTACCGATGGACCCCAGCAGATCCAGGACGTGGAGGTGGACGCTCAGCCTGATACTCTTCTCTTGATTTGGACGTGGCCATTTGGCTCCAAATTCGATCTCACCTGCGATATGTTCAAATATAAAGGATGCCGCTTGACCGATGACAAGTCTCTTTACCAGGAAGCCCACGGGGTTTTCATCCACCACAGGGACATTCATGGAAATCTGGGAAACTTGCCGAGAGAGCCACGTCCCTGGTTTCAGAAATGGGTTTGGATGAACATGGAGTCACCTACACATTGTGCAAAATTACCAGGACTTGATAACTTGTTCAACTTGACATCCTGTTATCGCTCAGATTCACATATCCCAGTGCCTTATGGGCATTTGGTGCCACAAACATCTGAGGTTGAGAGTTTCCAGCTGCCAACCAAGGACAAGTTGGTCTGTTGGATCGTGAGGAACTGGCATGAGGGGCACAAAAGAGTTCAGTACTACAACGAGCTGAAAGAACACATCAAGATAGTAACTTATTGGGGGGCTTTTGGCAAAAATTTAGATCAACAAAACTATATCAACATATTATCTAGTTGTAAATTCTACCTCTCCTTTGAAAACTCTCAGCACAAAGATTATATCACAGAGAAGTTATTTAGTCCCATGAGACTGGGAACTGTACCCGTAGTTCTGGGCCCTATAAGAGAAAACTACGAGGACCATGTCCCAGGAGACTCTTTCATTCATGTCGATGATTTTTCCACTCCAAAGGAGCTGGCAGAGAGGCTTCTTCACCTAGGCCAGGATACGACGGAATACATGAGATTCTTTGACTGGAAAAAGAGGTACAAAGTGGTAGATACACAGTTCGGCAGAGACCATGCCTGCAAAGCTTGTCGTTACTTACAAGAAAACAGAGGATACCAGGCTAGTcattctcttacaaagtggttCTGGGATCAATAGCACTAAATATAAGAGCATTGATCAAACTATCTTTTCATTTGGTTCACTGATGAGAATGGGCTCGAGGGAACTTCTTTGGTGAAGGAATCATAATATATAAGATTTTAATTAAGGGGGCCGATCAAGGGGGAAAAAATTCACCTTTGTGTTTACAAATCTTATGTGAATATCTTTAGaaattgtttatatttatgaaaGGTGAACCGGGATCAACTTGATGCAGATATGGATGTATACTCTCTAAATTTGAACAAATGTCAAACAGATCCATGTTGTGGTGGTGGAATCTAAAGTAAGATGTGAAATACAAActgataaatatattttgttgaatgtgtctttgtgtgcatcTTTCACAACGAGGTAACATCCTCACATCCTTCATGACACTTTTACATTATAATCTTGATTACGGTTGTTCTACATTTCTTTCATTCTGACTGTTTCCCTCATAAGTTTGTCAAGCAGTTTGGAATGCagtgcagcagcatcatcatcaggtTCTCTACATCATCGACAGTCTCCTTTAAACAGATTCTGATTGTTGTCTGTAAACCTCTTTCCTTCACTCTTGCAAGGCCTAAAAAGAAGAACAATAagtcaattgttttttttatctagaTTTTTTGGTACTTACTTATTTACTCCTATTTACAAAGGAGAAGAAAATTTGGTAAATTGTACTCTAAACACGACTGTAATTGTCTATTAGAAATACGTGATAAGTgctcttttttaaaacagcattAAACTTCAACTTCCTCAGAAGTGCACTTTCAGAGTTGTGCAGTATGATATTTCAAATACATGTACAACCATTTGAATGAAGATAGATTTTGAGATATTGAGCCGAGTGAGTATTTCCCAGTACATTAGAGAGTAGAGATTTTAATATGCCCCAGTAGGAAAGATCCATCCACATAAAGTATAACAAAAATAATGAGGACTGAATGTCATCGAGCGACCTCATTTGGATCGTCCTGGTGTTGTGGGGGCTTACTGGGACAAAGACAGGGAAATAAtaagtagtagtggtagtaatATTAGTTTGCTAGTAGTAAAATAGATCCTCCAATTGTTTCATAAAGCACCTTTAGAAGTGCAACATATATTGCTTATATTAGAGACTCTGGTCCCATCTAGTGGCCTTTTTAACACATCACAGTATAGTAAAAGTATTAATATTGTAGACTTAAGtactataaatgaaaaataaatattatttaaaaaacataatggctgaatttcatttagctgcttcagtgtCCTGCTGTTCATGCAATGTAACTGGCACACAATCATGGCTTACTAGTAAAGAATTAGTAGTAGAAGTATAGCTAGTATAGCTATATACTAAATGCATTacattcataatttttttttcaattataaaaaacaaagtagGAATAATGTCTCTCTGCCAATCAGTGCATTCTCTGTCTTACTCTAAATGTAACCAGTTCATCTCTCAGTCCAAGTGACAACAGATCAAAAGTTGACAGAGGATGGATTCAGATGCACGTCTCAGTGTAATCATGTGTTGTGGTGAGGTGTGATTTAATACACGTGCATTGAGTCCTGAGCAACAGCTATACAATAGTCACAAACAAGTCATATCTCCAGCGGTAAATTATCTTTTAGCATCTTTTGTAACAGGATATTATTGAACAACAGTTCTTTGACATCTGTGAAAAGCCATCCCATAATTTAGCTCAACCCTAATCTAGGTGAAATTTGACCTCTACTCATGAGGAATCTATAGTAGGATGAAGATGTAACAGATACCTCCCATTGCACTTAACAATAACATGtttcaatattaaaatgtatcacaAACTTCATGATCAGACTCATTTATAAACAGAAGGTTTCCAAGCAAACATTTTAGCCTCAGGGTAAAATTCAACCAGAAACTGGCTCAGATTGTATTTATTCCTacgttttatttaattatatttattgtgaaaaggatattttttaacaacatgtttgtttaagtGGCTGACCCTCTACTGTATTTGGCACAAGTAAAAACGACTTGCTAAGGAAGTAAAATATAGGTCAAATTACCTCAAACAGTTTCTGCCAGTTTTTTTCCTTCTATCCTTTGTGGAGTCTCAGACATGTTAACTTTCATTCGGGTGTTTAATGGAGCCATGCCTGCAAACTAGTTCAGGCGGCCAACTCGAGGTGCGCTGCTCCAaccatgtgacacacacatgtgtcaCACCTCACTCCCGACAACCATctaatacacacccaccttatcaggtggtcattttaagcagagagaaaggtcccatcatcccctttgctcCCACTGCCTCTAcagtattgctaccagttgTTTCAGCCCCTctaccaccccagcatccacctgtaggctctggcgggggggcggggggggggggggttacaagtatttgctgatcactcccatcattcccgTCCTGGATcactttcattcattcataagGTGGAGTGATAAGGTTGGAGCCTATAGATGACAAACATTAAACCTGTTCTGATtctgcaataaatgtttgacAGGGAGTTGACTGACTGAATTCTTGTTATTTCCTTTCCACCATTCACATGTGATCGTTGTTCTTGGACGCTGAAGGAAAGTACCAGCTTGTCGAGAATCAAAGGACATTTTAGACTCTGCGTTTACAGCATTTCAGACAAATGTTGagcaatatttaatattttaagaatcttttttttctccttcaagGTGAGATTGCTGCTCTCTTCCCCTATTTAATGGATCCTAGTGGTGCTTAGAGAAGAGTCTTTGAATTGTGCTGAACAAATGGTTCGTTAGTTAGTAAATTTCCTTATAGATTTCTAATCAATTTTGAGATGTTTACAAgaatttccctttttacttTAGAAGCTTGTTCggtaacacatttttattacattttcaaatatcaGATCCTGCAACAAAGCTCATGcttcatatattttatacaattgcttttttattctatactgttattttttcaaatgaatcGTACCAATCATTCCTCCGTTCTAATCCCttagatgtttttatttggtaCAGAAAAAGACTTTACAGACAATAGAGAGGGTGACTTCATGGAGGAACTGTACAATCTTCAGAACCTGTTCAACCTTTCCACGTTCGGCACTAAGGGAAGTGGACAGATCATCAACAAGTATTCGTTTTTTCTGAATAACCTGTAACAGTTTGCGTCCTTTATTGTCAAAACATAActagaaggttggtggttcagTCCCTCAGCCTTCCCCTGTGAATGTCGAAGtctccttgggcaagatgctgaaaccctaaatggcccctcatatatgttgaatgcactaattataaatacatttggataaaagcgtctgccaaatgacatgtattgtaattagggctgggcaagttaactagttaattactagttaactcatcacttatttaactcaactaattattttatctcgcattaactcaggtttgattatttattgttttattgtgaaagccactgccaaggtgaattttcttatcaccggagtacttccagtctaaaacatcacctgaatgcaaaacacacagttgatatcagcaaatcactcaacgaaacagcgagcggagcgaggcttcggcagactacgttagacgcagggaggagtatacatttttcataacgaagaggataacattaatgccctggcagtggcattgagctttaactttgtatttgctttgataacattgttaagttgagatttacactgaatattttatttaactgctactgtattaaatgctgatgttaaaagtgtttgcacaacaaatgttatggcactttcgttcatatggcagaacattgaaaataaaattgcgctatacactactttttaattcgttattggattttgcgtatacaaatgcgattaatcgtgattaatcagggaaatcatgcgattaatcgcgattaaaactttaaatcgttgcccagccctaattgtaatgtaatgtaacaacCTAGCATCCACACTTTTCCAAAAACCTCTAACATTTGGCCTGAGTCTAGTTGCAATTGTTTGCACTGCAGTGAAAgcataaaaaagtattttgtgtaCAATCAGGTGACCGTACTTAAATGGCTGTTGT encodes:
- the LOC133017080 gene encoding 4-galactosyl-N-acetylglucosaminide 3-alpha-L-fucosyltransferase 9-like, which gives rise to MSLSSCQTTRQRQIISGCFLLVCFLVIFFTYYKPEIEFLDFRDYLKRGNHSCECPVEAQTQDSNQNHSLEQHVEASTDGPQQIQDVEVDAQPDTLLLIWTWPFGSKFDLTCDMFKYKGCRLTDDKSLYQEAHGVFIHHRDIHGNLGNLPREPRPWFQKWVWMNMESPTHCAKLPGLDNLFNLTSCYRSDSHIPVPYGHLVPQTSEVESFQLPTKDKLVCWIVRNWHEGHKRVQYYNELKEHIKIVTYWGAFGKNLDQQNYINILSSCKFYLSFENSQHKDYITEKLFSPMRLGTVPVVLGPIRENYEDHVPGDSFIHVDDFSTPKELAERLLHLGQDTTEYMRFFDWKKRYKVVDTQFGRDHACKACRYLQENRGYQASHSLTKWFWDQ